Sequence from the Mycosarcoma maydis chromosome 4, whole genome shotgun sequence genome:
GGAacttggccttcttgggGTCCTTGTAGAGGGTAGTAAGGAGGTCCTCGTGAATGATAAAGTTCATgtcgcgctcgtcgtcgtggATCTTGATGTAGTTGAAGTCGGGGTGCACGCAAAGGCCGAGATTGGATGGAAGGGTCCAGGGCGTGGTGGTCCATGCGAGGAAGGCGGTCTTGGGATCATCGATGAGGGGGAAGCTGACTGTGACGGCAGGATCCTGCACCTCGCGATAGTCGAGACCGGCTTCAAAGTTGGAGAGAGGGGTGGTGCAGGCGGTGGAGTAAGGCATGACACGGATGCCCTGATAGACGAGGCCCTTGGAGTGGAGCGTCTTGAAGACCCACCAGACAGACTCCATAAAGTTGATGTCCATGGTCTTGTAGCCATTGTCAAAGTCGATCCATCTACCCATGCGTTCGACGGTGTCCCTCCACTCGCTCTGGTAGGTCATGACGATAGCTTTGCACTCTGCGTTGTACTTGTCGACGCCCATGGCCATGACGTCCTCCTTGCCTTTGATGTTGAGAcgcttgtcgatctcgtgCTCGACGGGAAGGCCGTGGCAATCCCAACCGAAGCGACGGTCGACATAGTGGCCGGTGGAATGTGCGTGTCGGGTGACAATGTCCTTGACAGTGCCAGCTAGAAGATGGCCGTAATGCGGCAGACCGGTGGCGAAGGGAGGGCCGTCGTAGAAGCTGAAAGGTTTTTTGCCCTCGCTCTGTTTGAGCGAAGTCTTGAAGGCGTCGATGGCTCGCCAGTATCGAATcactttttcttcttctgtTGGAAAGCTGAACGGAGCTGTGACCTCGTGCTCGCCAAAGACGGCGGCCGAGTCGTTCTGATCGGCCATGATGATGTGTGATGGGGATGATCCACCTCTTTTGCCCAAGATGAATCAATGTCGGCTCTTTCACTGgaatggtgatgatggtgagcaAGGAGGAGCAGAGGCAAAGATCGAGTCAGATTCCAGCTGATAAATCAACCTTTAACGCCGGCATCGACTCGTCACTTTAGGGACTGCTGAGCCCTCATACTGTATCTCCACCGACACATACCGAAGCTGAGCACGCACGGAGTTGGGGTCATTTTTTCGGTtccaagaagaaaagcATACCTCCGTGTAGGTGAACGGCTCGAGCGAGCAgatcacgagtcacgaataTCGAGAAAAAAAGGGTGAGTCACTCGTGCGACACGCTACGTGGACACACCACACGTGACCACGGGCATATGACTCGGAATGTTAGTTGCTACATGCCAACATAATCATGAATGagaaattcgtgattcgtaatttgTGATTTTGGTGTTTGCGCGGTTGATGAAATCAAACTTGAACCCgtgagcgtgagcgtgaagcgtcaagcgtcaagcgtcaaggtgAGACcaacaaacacgaaaccGTCGTGCGGGAACGGTGCGTGAAACACATTCACCACTTTTTGTACcgctgattcgtgattcacgccCGTGACGACGCTTGACTGTTcacgctcgtggcttgtGCGAGCTAAAATGTGAATCATTCCatgttcgtgattcacgattcatgattcacgattgacagCGAGCGGGTTGGAGCTCTGTCATGCAGCTTGTTCATCAACAGCAGGTGGGACACTCGTGAATAGGCAACATCCAGACATTTTGACCGTGgacttgtgactgtagACTCACTCGacggcattcacgattcagattcTGGTGCAAGGGCCCACCGCAGCACCGCAGCTCCGATCCCGAACGCTGCACGGCGCAACACCAGACGAGAGGTTCGAAAGCTGGGACCCCTTCCTTTCTTTCTTCAGTGTTCCCGGGCCACCTTCATCTGGTTGCGTTTTGGCGCTCACGCTCCTCTGCCACACATCGCTATCCTTTCAATTGTGAATACCACACGTGAACACACAGCCTTTGCTTCATTACCGCACCAGCTCAAACGGACGTGTGCTGACTGTCTTTACCACCATCGGAACTAGCCTCTGCTTTCGCACATCACGTAGAAAACGCAGCGCTCGCTCCAACCCAAGTTTGGGAGCGCCCTCGGCCAAATACAATGTCGAGCACAGCcgatgccatcgaggcAGCCATCTTGCACGGCGTCGATTCTCACACGGTCTCATCTTACCGAGAAGACCAACGAGCCGATTCGAGTGGCTCTGCTCCCAATaccgatgacgagctgggGTCCGATTTACCTTCCGATGACGACCACCTCtacgatgacgacgacgaatcTCGCGCATCTGACGCGCGTTCAGCTTGTGCGGCCGCGAGAAGCGATGCAATCAGAGGCATTCAATCTTCGCGTACAGCCAACCGcggagaagaaggcgcAACCAATACGGGGCCCAAGGGGGTgcttcgagatcgtcaGTTGCGTGCACAGCAAGAatcagctgctcgatcagctgcGATTCACGCCACGAATCGCAAGATGGAGTCTATAGCTATCACGGCGGAATCGTACAGCGAGCAAATCGCGAGGCAAAAGCGAGAGCAGGCTGCTGTATTGGAGCGAGAAAATATGGAtagcgacgacgacgaaacAGCGAGTCAAGCGGCGATTGCCGACTTGCAGGCGAAAGAACGACGTAGAGAAATGCGCATTGCCGAACTGAAAACGTTCCACGCCGCCAAGAACAACGCTCTGGTTTCCGGCACAATTCACGCACCAACCAGACCCGCCTCAGCGCCCACCGATCGGTACTTTGGCCATCTTCGTCAAGTCGACGAACGCGGCTACGTCTCTGCTATCGACAACGAAGATGCTCGTGTACCTGTTGTAATCCACATCTACTCGAAAGCCGTCGCGCAGTGCAACGTGCTTaccagctcgctcgctaGTCTAGCCAGACAGTATCCACACACCAAGTTCTTGCAGGTGCAAGCTGCCGCTATCGGCTTCGGTCGAAAtgcagacgacgatcaagacgaaGAGTTTGACGAGTTCAATtcaaagacgctcgaggTGTTGCCGACAGTGTTGGTGTACAAGGCGGGCAAGTTGGTGGCGAATTTGGTCAGAGTAGACCTCGACCCCATGTGGAACAAGGGAAGTGAACAGGATCTCCGAGATTTGTTGGATGCGTATGGTGCCTTGCCCACTGACGCTGAGCCGGCCACTGCAATCAAGGCGACGGTCCATGcaaacgacgacgacgacgatgaatGAAATTCAACATGTTTTCAGAGCAAGTCAACCTCAAACTGCGACTCTGTTCGTCTAGCACTCTGCGATGAATCACGCACCCCTCTGTAACTGACAGTGAGCACGATCACGGGTCTGATAAAGAACTTGATGGATTCATTTGTTGTGGATTCATTTGTTGCGAGCGATTCATCTTTGATACGGAAGCGCATCTAAACGCacaagactcgtgactctgaAACGGCGCGTCAGCTACGTGCTAGGCGGGACGTGCTACCTGCTACTTTGGCTGCGAAGCAACCCACTTCCTAGCATTCTCAAACATTCTGAACCACGGACCTTTGCCTTGCCAACCTTTCTCGCCGCGAGCATATGCGTGCTGCGGTGCCCAGCTCATGCTCGACAATGCCACACCACGTTCTGGGTGAGGCATCAGTGCCAGCACTCGACCGTGGTTCGCCGTGATCGCGGTGACACCTTCGGGAGATCCATTGGGGTTGATGGGGTACCGCTCGTCGACGTACTGCATAGCGATTTGACCTTGAGCCTTGCACGCTTCCAGATCGCCTTGGTTGCGGAAGTGCGCACGGCCTTCTCCGTGCGCAATCACAGCCGGAAGCACGGAACCGGCCATgtcggccaagaagatcgACTGCGCACCACCCACCTTGGTGATCTGGACCGTCGACAGTCGTCCTTCGAATCGGCCTGATTCGTTGCGCTTGAACAGAGGCCACTTGTCGGCTCCAGGAATCAAGCCTGCAACACCGAGTTGCGAAAGCAACTGGCATCCGTTGCACACTCCCAAAGCGAAAGTGTCGGAGCGCTTCTGCAAAAACTCAACAAACTGCGCTTTCACGTTAGGATTCAGCAGGATAGACTTGGCCCATCCACTACCTGCTCCCAAGACGTCGCCGAACGAGAAGCCTCCGCAGGCGGCAAGACCGACAAACCGATCCAGCGTGATGCGACCTTCTACAAGGTCCGACATGTGGACGTCGACAGCGCAGAATCCTGCACGGCTGAAAGCCCacgccatctcgatctgTCCGTTGACACCTTGCTCACGCAAGATAGCAACTTTGGGTCGCACATCCAGCGCCGCTTGAACCACCGAGCTGCCAAGAACGTCTTCGCGCGGATTGTAAGTCAGCTCGTAtcgcagagcagcaactGAGCTAGGCTCATCGCTAATCAGGCCGAACTCAGTAGCTGCACTTTCAGGGTTGTCTCGCAAACTCTGCATGCGGAACGACGTCTCAGCCCATGCCTTTTGGAGTGTCGCTCgtgtcgacgagagcaaCGGCTGCGATCGTGCCACCACCTTGATCTCCTGCGAGTCCCGAGTGACACGTCCAACAACGTGAAGCTGGTTCGAGGGGACACCGGCCGCAGTGAGAACCGCCGAGACCGCCTTGACATCGCCCGACTTGACCTGCATAACAGCACCCAGCTCTTCGTTGAACAGAGCAGCCACCGGGTCGCGCAACTCGGCATCAAGCGCATCCACAAATACCTCGGCACCGCAATGGCCTGCAAAGCACATTTCCAGAATGGCCGTCACTAAACCACCATCAGAACGATCGTGGTAGGCGAGCACCAGACTGCCCTCGTCGCGTTTCTGAACGCgaagctgcttgagcgtgtAGCAAGCTTCAAAGAACGCCTTGATAACTGCAGCGTCCTCAACGTCAGGTGCTTCGTGGCCCAGCTGACGGAAGACCTGGGCGAGACACGATCCACCCAGACGCTGCTTTCCGCCAGCAAGGTCGACAAAGAGTAGCACCGTATCGTCCACATCGGTGCGAAGTTCGGGCGTCCAGGTGCGCGTGATGTCGTCTACGGGACCGAAAGCGGTCAcggtgagcgagagcggtgCCGTCACTTGGCGTTTCTCACCCTCGGCCGACTCCCAAGCCATCTTCATCGACATGGAGTCCTTACCGACAGGAATCGCAAGCCCCAGCTTGGGACACAAGTCGAGTCCGATCGCCTGCACGGCTTCGTAAA
This genomic interval carries:
- a CDS encoding uncharacterized protein (related to Phosducin) is translated as MSSTADAIEAAILHGVDSHTVSSYREDQRADSSGSAPNTDDELGSDLPSDDDHLYDDDDESRASDARSACAAARSDAIRGIQSSRTANRGEEGATNTGPKGVLRDRQLRAQQESAARSAAIHATNRKMESIAITAESYSEQIARQKREQAAVLERENMDSDDDETASQAAIADLQAKERRREMRIAELKTFHAAKNNALVSGTIHAPTRPASAPTDRYFGHLRQVDERGYVSAIDNEDARVPVVIHIYSKAVAQCNVLTSSLASLARQYPHTKFLQVQAAAIGFGRNADDDQDEEFDEFNSKTLEVLPTVLVYKAGKLVANLVRVDLDPMWNKGSEQDLRDLLDAYGALPTDAEPATAIKATVHANDDDDDE